The Mangrovimonas cancribranchiae nucleotide sequence ATATTATTTACGAAAGCTTTAGAGTACCATACTTCAGATGATTGGCTTACAGCATCAGTTAAAACAGAATCTGTATGTCTTTGAAGAATGTTGTAAACATATTCTTTATAGTTGCGTTTTTGATTTTGATAGGAAAACGTGAAGTTATATTTAGTAGCACCATGTAATGGCCCAGAAATATTTAAATTATTTACCCATCTATTAGTATTGTATTTTTGATCTACAGCTGTAGGGTTGAGCCTACCGTTAAGATATCTACCATTAACATGCCTATCATAAATATCTAAATCTTCATTGAAATATTGTAGCTTATAAAAGAAGTTATGTTTATTTACGTCTAAATTGACATTTCCAGATACCGTGATTTGTTCTTTGGGATTCCATTCTGTACCACGCAGACTGTCATTAACAACACTACCTTCTTGGGTGTTTATGTTTACGTAGTCTTTGCCTTTATAGGAGTTATAAAAACCTGCAAAATCATTTCTTGAAATACCCAATGAATAGGATAATTTTTCATTAACCTGATTTGTAGCCTTAACATTTTGAATATGCCTTCCTTTATCAAAAAACTCAAACTCGTTACCAACTGTTTCTTCTTGTAGAGACAATTGAAGTTCCCAACCATTGTCATTTAGTCCTCTTTTGGTAATAATATTAATTACACCAGCAACTGAATTATCGCCATAAAGAACACCCATTGAGCCTTCTACTATCTCTATACGTTCAACATCATCTAAGTTTATTTGAGTAATATCTATATTATTTCCAAGGCCATTATCACTAATAATAGGAATACCGTCAAGCAAAATTTTAACGTATTGTCCATCTAACCCAAATAAACTTACTGTAGAACGACCATTAGAAGCATCGGGATTTACCGTGATGTTTAGGTTGTTGAAAAGAACATCAGCTAAGTTGTTTCCAGCTACATTTGCAATATCTTTTCTTTTTATTGTTTCCACGGTAAACAACTTTTTACTTACCGACATAACATTACTTTCTCCAACTATAACAACTTCTTCTAACGTCTCAACTTTGGTGGTGTCTTGTTCTTTTTCTTGAGCACTAAGTATGCTACACAAAAAAAGTAAAAAATAAACAACGATTTTATTTTTATTTAGACTCATTCTTCTTTATTTTTGTCGCAAATATATAATCTTATTTTAAATCAGTCTAAATAAGAATGATGTTTTTTAATTTTTTATAAACACAAATCATACTTAAAAATGAAACAAATAGTTTTATCAGCATTTCTTGCACTTGTATTCTTATCAAGCGTAGTAGCTCAAAGTAAAAAGAAGCAAGACCAAGCAGCCATAAAAGATATGTGTGGCTGTTATGAGGTAACTTTTAATTTTGCTGAAACTTTCGAATATTCTGAAGATTCTACTTATATACCATCAAAAGTAAAACATGATAAAGGTTTGGAGTGGGTGCAATTGGTAGAAGATAGTAAAGACAAAATTTCAATGCAGCACTTACTAATTGTTGGTTCTAAAGATAACCCATATATAGTAAAGCACTGGAGACAAGATTGGGAATATCAAAATACAGATTTATACGAGTACAACCACGATAATAACTGGACTTATGTTAGTCTTCCAAAAGATAAAGTAAAAGGTCAGTGGTCGCAAAAAGTATTTCAAGTAGATGATAGTCCACGTTACGAAGGGTCTGCTTCTTGGGTACATGTTGATGGTAAAAGCTATTGGGAAGATGAAACCTCAGCACCATTACCAAGGCGTGAATACACAAAACGTAGCGATTATAATGTAACTGTTAGACGTAACCGTCACGAAATTACCAACTATGGTTGGTTGCACGAACAAGATAACGATAAAGTTGTACGTAAAGATGGTAAAACAGATGTGGTTCTTGCTCAAGAAAAAGGCTATAATACTTATATGAAAGTTGATAATAGTCGTTGTAAAGCTGCTCAAGATTACTGGAAAGAAAACCAAGCTAAATGGGCTATTGTACGTGCTAAATGGGATGAGGTTTTTGCTAGAAATAAAGATTTATCTCTAGAAGAAAAAGTAGACAACAAGGTGCTATTTAAGTATTTATTCGACAAAGAAAACTACAAAACAGCAGAGGAAATCAATCCACTTATCGAATCATTTGTAAAGCAATAAGATGAAACATTTTAAACTAAATATTCTTGCATTAATCCTGTTATTAGGGTTTCAAGGATTTTCACAAGACAACATTTTTTTAAGCCGTGATTTTTGGGAAACCAAACCTTCACCAGAAGTTATAAAAGCCAAAATTGAAGCTGGTAACGACCCATCTGAAGCCAATGGAGGTAACTTTGATGGTGTGGTTATTGCAACTTTGCAAGACGCTCCACTTAAAAGTATAATATATCTTCAATCTCAAAAAGGGAACGATGTTAATAAGTTAACACACGATGGAAGAACCTATATTTTTTGGGCAGCTTACAAAGGCAACGTAAAGCTAATGGAACACCTTTTAAAACAAGGCGCTAAAACAGATGTTAAAGACGATCATGGCCTAACTGCTCTAAATTTTGCAGCCAATGCAGGCGTAACTAATACCAAGGTGTACGACATTTGCTTAAAACATGGAGCTAACCTAGAAAAAGACTTAAATCAAGATGGTGCTAATGCGCTATTATTGGCTATTTCCAAAGATGATGATTTAGCGTTAACGAAGTATTTCGTATCGAAAGGGTTAGATATAAATAGTAAAGATGCTAATGGCAATGGAGCCTTTAACTATGTGGCTAAAACAGGAAACCTTAAGTTAATGAATAAGCTTTTAGAACAAGGTATAAAAGGTAATGACCAAGCATTTTTATTTGCTGCATACGGAACGCGAGGAAAAACTAATGGTTTGGAAGTGTATCAATTCTTAGAGGAAAAAGGCTTAAACCCAAAAACAACAAATCACGAAGGTATGTCACCATTACACATTGTTGCGGCAAGATTAAAAAATCCAGAAATTATCAACTACTTTTTAAATAAAGGATTAGATGTTAATGCCGCCGATCACAATGGTAACACGCCATTTTTAAATGCTACTTACAGAAATGATTTAAAGATTGTAGAACTGCTATTTGATAAAGTTAAAAATATCGATCACGCCAATAAAAAAGGAGAAACAGCATTAATGTTAGCCACACAAAGTAATCATCCAGAAGTTGTTAATTTCTTAATTGAAAAAGGTGCTAATATTAATCAAATAGATGCTAAAGGAAACAATTTAACTTACTATTTAATTAATAGTTATTCTGATAGAAATAAAGATGAGTTTGTAAAAAAATTAAAGCTTTTAAAAACAGCAGGGTTAGATATTAAAACACCACAAAAAAACGGTAATACCTGGTATCATCTTGCTGTAGAAAAGCAACGTTTAGAGTTATTAAAAATAGCATCAGAATTAAACCAAGATATTAATGCAAAAAATAGCGAAGGTAATACGGCTTTAATTTTAGCTGCTATGAAAGCTAAAGATGACAGTATTTTAAAATTTCTTTTAGAACAAGGAGCCGATAAATCCATCACTACAGATTTTGAAGAAACAGTTTACGACTTAGCCTCAGAAAACGAATTGCTAAAAAAGAATAATATTTCAATAGATTTCTTAAAATAAATAGACAAGCATATGAAATTAAAACATATAACCATATTAAGTGTATTGGTTTTAGGCCTATTATCATTTACTACCTTGACAGAATCTACTAAGTATAAATGTATGATTCAAATGACGAATTATACAGGAGAAGGCGCTTACATTGTTATCTCGTTAATTAACCCAGAAGGTGAGTACGACAAGACTTTGTATGTAAAAGGTGATGACGACGAGTGGTACAACACGGTTGAAAAATGGTGGCAATTTTATGGTAAAAAGCGTCATAATATCGATGCCATTACTGGTGCAACCATTTCTGGTGGCGGTCGAGCTATTGAGGTTATCGATATTGAAGACTCTAAAATCGATGCCGGTTATAGTATTCGTTTTGAGACTGCAGTTGAAGACGATGAGTATTATGTAGACGATGTGCAATTTCCTTTAACTACCGAAAATATTAAAGGCAAGCACGAAGGCAAAGGGTTTATTCGTTATATAAGAATGATGCCGAATTAGAATTAACAACTATGACTATTTCTATCTGGAGATACAGCCACTTAGCGTTGGCTGTATCTTCTTTTGTTTTTATTGTTTTAGCATCTGTTACCGGAATTATTCTGGCATTTCAGCCTATTTCCGAACAAATGGAGCCATACAATGTGGCCGATTTGGACAACATCACACTTGCCGAAACAGTCGTGGTTTTTCAAAATACATATCCAGAAATTATCGACATAAAAGTCGATGCCAACGATTTTGTAATCGCCACGGTTTTTACCGAAGACGGAAACGATTTAAGTGGCTATTTTAACCCTAAAACAGCCGAGTTTTTAGGTGAAGAATTAAAACCTTCACCATTTTTTCAATGGGTTACCAATTTTCATAGGTCGCTATTCTTAAAAAGCGTCGGCCGATTTTTTGTTGGGTTGTGCTCGTTTTTGTTGTGCTTAATAGCGGTTACAGGAACCATCCTAATCGTAAAACGTCAGCGTGGTGTAAAACGCTTTTTTACGAAAATTATCAATGACGATTTTAATCAATATTGGCACGTGATTTTAGGTAGGCTGTCTTTACTTCCTATCATTATTATTACGGTTACAGGCGTCTATTTGTCCTTAGAAAAATTTGATGCCTTACCAGAAACAAAAACTGCACATAATATAGATTACGAGTTGCTTTCTGAAACGCCAAAACAGGATGTTTCACATTTTAGCATCTTTACAAACACATCGCTTTCAGAAGTAAAACATATTGAATTTCCGTTTTCTAGTGATGTGGAAGATTATTTTACAGTAAAATTACACGATAAAGACTTACTTGTTAATCAATTTACAGGGGCTATTTTAAGCGAAGTAAATACACCAAAAGTTGAAGTTTTTTCAGCTTTAAGTTTCAATTTACACACCGGAAAAGGCAGTATATTATGGTCTATTATTTTAGCAGTTGCCACGGCTAATATTCTGTTTTTTGTTTATTCTGGTTTTGCAATGACTTTAAAACGTCGTAAAAGCCGCTTAAAAAATAAGTTTAAAGCTGAAGATGCAGAAATAGTAATCCTTGTAGGTTCAGAAAACGGCAGTACCATAAATTATGCTAATACGTTTTTCAAGCAATTAATTAAGCAAAACAAAAAAGCTTTTATTGCCGAAATGAATGCTTACACACAGTATCCAAACGCCAAACATTTGGTGGTTATGACGGCGACTTATGGGCAAGGCGATGCACCAACCAATGCCAGTCAGTTTTTTCAAAAGTTAAATGAAAACACCAATACAAAAGATCTTAAGTTTTCAGTTGTAGGCTTTGGGTCGTTGGCTTATCCAGATTTTTGTCAGTTTGCTTATGATGTTGATAAGAAACTGCAACAAATGTATACACCAATATTACCCATATTTACTATTAACGACAAATCTATTGATGCGTTTAACCAATGGGTTGAAAATTGGAGTGAAGCTTCGGGGATTTCAGTAACTATTCCTCAGGAGCATTTAACAATACAGCCCAAACAGCTTAAAAAATTAAAAGTGATAAGCAAGACTAAAACGAATGTAGACAATACATTTTTAATCACTTTAAAACCTAAAAAACACCATCAATTTACATCAGGCGATTTATTAGCTATTTACCCAAAAAACGATTATCGTGAGCGGTTATATTCCATTGGAAAAGTGAACGGAACTATGCAACTAAGTATAAAATTGCACGAGAATGGTTTAGGCTCTGAGTTTTTACATTCGGCAGCAGATGGAGATAAAATCAAAGCGCGATTGGTGAAAAATTCGGCATTTCATTTTCCCAAAAAGACAAAACAGGTGTTTATGATTGCCAATGGAACAGGTGTGGCGCCATTTTTAGGAATGTTGCAACAAAACAAAAATATAGAAACACACTTATATCTAGGGTTGCGCACACAAGAGTCATTTCGGTTATATCAAGAACAAATAAAGCAACTTCTGTTTGATGGTAAATTAACAAAACATCATTTGGCATTATCTAGAGTAGGTGATAAACACTATGTTCAAGACTTTTTAAAAAGAGATGCTAAAACGGTTGCTAAATTGCTTTATAATAATGGAGTAATTATGATTTGCGGGTCGTTAGCAATGCATAAAAGTGTGATGAGTGTATTGGAAGAGATTGCGGTAACGTACAATAATAAACCATTAAGTTATTACCAAAACAAGCAGCAAATAAAGAGCGATTGTTATTAAGCTGTAGGTGTTTCTGTGTTTTCTGAATTTTCTTCTGTAGAATCTTCGGTATTCAAAATATTAGGAAAAATAGTAGGTGCCAAAGATTTTACAGGCTGATATAGTAAGGATTCACTCAAGCTGTCTTCTTTAGCAAATGGGATAGTTTTATTCATTTTATCAAATACAATTAAAACAATACTTAAAATCAGGGCAATTTTAAGTGCGCCAAATACACCACCTAGAAGTTTATTTATAATACCTAAAGCCGCAAAATTGGCTAATTTGGTTAATGCTTTTCCTGCTAGGGCAATAGCCAAAACAATAACAACAAATGTAATGGCAAAGGCTGTAACATTAATAGCTTGTTCGTCCCAATCTACTTTGGCTTGTAAAAAAGTCGCCGCATAATTACTAAAATGAATGGCGCCGTACACGCCAGCCACTAAAGCGACAAGCGAAGCCACTTCTACAAAGAGCCCTTTCATAAAACCGCGTACCAATCCAAATAGAATTAAAGCTGCTAAAACAATATCAATACCACTCATAATTTAATATTTCTGTAAATATAAACTAACTTTGCAACTTTAAAATTATTATGGCAAGAGACGAACAATTAAAAGAACGATGGGATTTAGTGGTTACCAAACTCTCTAAACAGTTTGCAGATGGCGATGAATTAGACTTAGATGCCATTATTTACCTTATAGGAGTTCAGGAGTTAGGACAATTTCATAGACGTTTTAAAAAAGATCATAAGTTAGACTTAATGCATATTGCTATTTGCCGCTTGTTGGAACCTTATGGGTACTATGAGTTTGATTTTTTTGATGATGATGGCTGGCCACACTATAAAGTAAAAGAGCAGTTACCACACTTAAAATCGGGAGAACAAAGCGTGCTTATGAAAGAAGCGATTGTAAACTATTTTCTGGAAGCCGAGTTTATAGACTAACTTTTATTAAATTTGCACTCATTTTTAAACTATTATGATAGACGAGATTAAAGCACTTATTGCCGAAGCAGAAGCCTTTACTGCAGATACTAAAAGTGATGTAGAAGATTTTAGAATTAAATACCTTGGTAAAAAAGGGATTTTAAACAAGTATTTTGCAGAGTTTAAAAACGTTGCAAACGACCAAAAAAAAGAATTTGGTCAAACTATTAATGCTTTAAAAAATACCGTTCAAGATAAAGTAAACACTTTAAAAGACGAGTTAGATAGTAAAGAAGAGGTTAAAGGGATTTATGGCGATTTGTCTAGACCTGGCGAACCTATTGAAATTGGTGCACGTCATCCAATTTCAATAGTAAAAAATCAAATTATAGATATTTTTTCGCGTATTGGTTTTAACGTTAGCGAAGGTCCAGAAATTGAAGACGATTGGCATAATTTTACCGCTTTAAATTTACCAGAATACCATCCAGCGCGCGATATGCAGGATACATTTTTTATTCAAACCAATCCAGATATCTTGTTACGTACGCATACCAGCTCGGTACAAGTGCGTTATATGGAAAACAATAAACCGCCAATTCGTACTATATCACCAGGTCGTGTGTATCGTAATGAAGCTATTTCAGCACGTTCGCACTGTTTCTTTCATCAAGTAGAAGGTTTATACATAGATAAGGATGTGAGTTTTGCCGATCTTAAGCAAACCCTTCAATATTTTACTACCGAAATGTTTGGGAAAAGTAAAATACGTTTACGTCCGTCGTATTTTCCATTTACCGAGCCAAGTGCTGAGGTGGATGTGTACTGGGGACTAGAAACTGAAATAGATTACCGTATTACCAAAGGAACTGGTTGGTTAGAAATAATGGGCTGCGGTATGGTAGATCCTAATGTACTAGAGAATTGTGGTATCGACCCTAAAGAATATTCTGGCTTTGCTTTTGGTATGGGAATAGATCGTATTGCCATGTTATTACATCAGATAGGAGACATAAGATTATTAAGCGAAAACGACGTGCGTTTCTTAGAGCAGTTTAAAAGCGCTTTATAACCTAAAAAACATATGTATTTTAAGCCGGCAATTCTGTCGGCTTTTTTATTTAACATTTTTTTAACTTCGTTTAGTTCGGTTTGTTCCGAACCAAAGTGTAATTTTGCACTCTAAAATTAGCGTGACGATGAATCAAGTAGAAAAAAGAAAATGTGAATTAGTTGAAAGACTAGGGATTTTCTTAGAGAATAAAGAGCATATGGCGCCTGTAGCAGCTCGCATTTTTTCGTATATTATTTTAACAGGCAAACAAGGAACCACTTTCGAAGATTTAGTGTCTAACCTTTGCGCAAGTAAAAGCACTATTTCTACACACTTAAATCACTTACAGGATTTAAAAAAGCTGACTTATTTTACCAAAACAGGTGATAGAAAAAAGTACTTTATCATAAATAAAGATACCACGGTACAGACCATTAGTAATATGATAGACGAGTGGAAGAACGAAAAACAATTGCATATAGAAATCAAGGCTTATAAAGAAGATGTAAACAAAAGCTTAGAACAGGAAAACCAATTTGAACTTGACTATCATAAAAGCTTTATCGAGTTTTTAGATGGTGCAATAGCCTCAATAAACAAATTAAAAGAAACCATAATAAATAATAAACACTAATTAATAATCAATAAATAAAAATGAAACAATCAAAATTATATAGTATTGCTGTAATAGGCATGGTTGCCTTATTTTTTACAAGTTGTAAACAAGACCAACAACAAGGGCAACAGCAACAACAAGCCTTGCCGCTGGCTGTAACAGCAGTTCCACAAAAGAATGTTACAGTATATACAACCTATCCAACTAATATAGAGGGTGTGATAAATAGTGAAGTTCGCGCCAAAGTTTCGGGTTATATACAAAAGGTTTTAGTAGACGAGGGGCAGAAAGTAAGAAAAGGACAAGCCTTATTTAAACTAGAAACACAGTCCTTAAGTCAAGATGCCGAAGCTGCTAAGGCTAGAGTAAATGTTGCGCAAGTTGAAGTTGACAAACTAAAACCTCTAGTAGAAAAAAATATTATTAGCGAAGTACAATTAGAAACAGCAAAAGCCAATTTAGCACAAGCTAAAAGTACCTATAATAGTATTGTTGCTAATATAGGGTATGCCACTGTAACAAGCCCAGTAGATGGTTATGTTGGCGCTATTCCTTATAGAGAAGGCTCTTTAGTAAGTGCCACAAGTGCTAGACCGCTAACAACTGTAGCTAGTATAGAAAAAGTGTTTGCTTACTTCTCAATGAATGAAACTGAATACTTAGATTTTCTACAACAAACAGAGGGAAAAACACTACAAGACAAAATTAAAAATTTTCCTAAAGTAGAATTAGTATTAGCTAACGGCCAAGCATATGAACAAAAAGGAACAATAGAAACAGTAACAGGACAGATTGACGCCAATACAGGAACGGTAAGTTTTAGAGCTGTTTTTAATAACCCAAATTTACTGTTAACTAATGGTAACAGTGGAACGATTAAAATACCAGAACAATACGAAAATGCTACAGTTGTACCACAATCGGCTACTTTTGAGCAACAAGGGCAAACGTATGTATATACTGTAGGAGAAGACAATACAGCAAAATCATCTTTAATTTCAATTAAGGACAAAAACGATTTACTT carries:
- a CDS encoding efflux RND transporter periplasmic adaptor subunit — encoded protein: MKQSKLYSIAVIGMVALFFTSCKQDQQQGQQQQQALPLAVTAVPQKNVTVYTTYPTNIEGVINSEVRAKVSGYIQKVLVDEGQKVRKGQALFKLETQSLSQDAEAAKARVNVAQVEVDKLKPLVEKNIISEVQLETAKANLAQAKSTYNSIVANIGYATVTSPVDGYVGAIPYREGSLVSATSARPLTTVASIEKVFAYFSMNETEYLDFLQQTEGKTLQDKIKNFPKVELVLANGQAYEQKGTIETVTGQIDANTGTVSFRAVFNNPNLLLTNGNSGTIKIPEQYENATVVPQSATFEQQGQTYVYTVGEDNTAKSSLISIKDKNDLLLIVESGVKQGDQIVVKGIGKIKNGTPLQPQKVAFDSIVKPIKPLFQ
- the pheS gene encoding phenylalanine--tRNA ligase subunit alpha — its product is MIDEIKALIAEAEAFTADTKSDVEDFRIKYLGKKGILNKYFAEFKNVANDQKKEFGQTINALKNTVQDKVNTLKDELDSKEEVKGIYGDLSRPGEPIEIGARHPISIVKNQIIDIFSRIGFNVSEGPEIEDDWHNFTALNLPEYHPARDMQDTFFIQTNPDILLRTHTSSVQVRYMENNKPPIRTISPGRVYRNEAISARSHCFFHQVEGLYIDKDVSFADLKQTLQYFTTEMFGKSKIRLRPSYFPFTEPSAEVDVYWGLETEIDYRITKGTGWLEIMGCGMVDPNVLENCGIDPKEYSGFAFGMGIDRIAMLLHQIGDIRLLSENDVRFLEQFKSAL
- a CDS encoding DUF6607 family protein, translating into MKQIVLSAFLALVFLSSVVAQSKKKQDQAAIKDMCGCYEVTFNFAETFEYSEDSTYIPSKVKHDKGLEWVQLVEDSKDKISMQHLLIVGSKDNPYIVKHWRQDWEYQNTDLYEYNHDNNWTYVSLPKDKVKGQWSQKVFQVDDSPRYEGSASWVHVDGKSYWEDETSAPLPRREYTKRSDYNVTVRRNRHEITNYGWLHEQDNDKVVRKDGKTDVVLAQEKGYNTYMKVDNSRCKAAQDYWKENQAKWAIVRAKWDEVFARNKDLSLEEKVDNKVLFKYLFDKENYKTAEEINPLIESFVKQ
- a CDS encoding DUF2271 domain-containing protein codes for the protein MKLKHITILSVLVLGLLSFTTLTESTKYKCMIQMTNYTGEGAYIVISLINPEGEYDKTLYVKGDDDEWYNTVEKWWQFYGKKRHNIDAITGATISGGGRAIEVIDIEDSKIDAGYSIRFETAVEDDEYYVDDVQFPLTTENIKGKHEGKGFIRYIRMMPN
- a CDS encoding CvpA family protein; this translates as MSGIDIVLAALILFGLVRGFMKGLFVEVASLVALVAGVYGAIHFSNYAATFLQAKVDWDEQAINVTAFAITFVVIVLAIALAGKALTKLANFAALGIINKLLGGVFGALKIALILSIVLIVFDKMNKTIPFAKEDSLSESLLYQPVKSLAPTIFPNILNTEDSTEENSENTETPTA
- a CDS encoding PepSY domain-containing protein, yielding MTISIWRYSHLALAVSSFVFIVLASVTGIILAFQPISEQMEPYNVADLDNITLAETVVVFQNTYPEIIDIKVDANDFVIATVFTEDGNDLSGYFNPKTAEFLGEELKPSPFFQWVTNFHRSLFLKSVGRFFVGLCSFLLCLIAVTGTILIVKRQRGVKRFFTKIINDDFNQYWHVILGRLSLLPIIIITVTGVYLSLEKFDALPETKTAHNIDYELLSETPKQDVSHFSIFTNTSLSEVKHIEFPFSSDVEDYFTVKLHDKDLLVNQFTGAILSEVNTPKVEVFSALSFNLHTGKGSILWSIILAVATANILFFVYSGFAMTLKRRKSRLKNKFKAEDAEIVILVGSENGSTINYANTFFKQLIKQNKKAFIAEMNAYTQYPNAKHLVVMTATYGQGDAPTNASQFFQKLNENTNTKDLKFSVVGFGSLAYPDFCQFAYDVDKKLQQMYTPILPIFTINDKSIDAFNQWVENWSEASGISVTIPQEHLTIQPKQLKKLKVISKTKTNVDNTFLITLKPKKHHQFTSGDLLAIYPKNDYRERLYSIGKVNGTMQLSIKLHENGLGSEFLHSAADGDKIKARLVKNSAFHFPKKTKQVFMIANGTGVAPFLGMLQQNKNIETHLYLGLRTQESFRLYQEQIKQLLFDGKLTKHHLALSRVGDKHYVQDFLKRDAKTVAKLLYNNGVIMICGSLAMHKSVMSVLEEIAVTYNNKPLSYYQNKQQIKSDCY
- a CDS encoding TonB-dependent receptor domain-containing protein, with the translated sequence MSLNKNKIVVYFLLFLCSILSAQEKEQDTTKVETLEEVVIVGESNVMSVSKKLFTVETIKRKDIANVAGNNLADVLFNNLNITVNPDASNGRSTVSLFGLDGQYVKILLDGIPIISDNGLGNNIDITQINLDDVERIEIVEGSMGVLYGDNSVAGVINIITKRGLNDNGWELQLSLQEETVGNEFEFFDKGRHIQNVKATNQVNEKLSYSLGISRNDFAGFYNSYKGKDYVNINTQEGSVVNDSLRGTEWNPKEQITVSGNVNLDVNKHNFFYKLQYFNEDLDIYDRHVNGRYLNGRLNPTAVDQKYNTNRWVNNLNISGPLHGATKYNFTFSYQNQKRNYKEYVYNILQRHTDSVLTDAVSQSSEVWYSKAFVNNIISKSSFFDLQLGYEFTNQSGFDAIATGDYSSDVVKNTITNYELFGITEFQPSKNLSINPGARFTNSSQFNSHLIWSLSSTYDFSETLKLKAVVGSAYRAPNFEELFYYFVDSNHNVQGNPELEPEDGISIFTNLKDSYIIAKEGVLNPSFTFFFIDLKDAIASITTEEDGRTLFTQDNIDYSKRLGFTLDNSFIYKNWNIGLGATYLGITNAINESFNNSSDYLWSLNLQTSLAYKITKWNTTISSQLKYTGKTQNVFTNTNNELFIGETDAFTWLNASIRTDISSKISATLGARNLLDVVSINTGTSAGAHTTPTSSSRLIGNGRSYFLKLSYNLNF
- a CDS encoding ankyrin repeat domain-containing protein; its protein translation is MKHFKLNILALILLLGFQGFSQDNIFLSRDFWETKPSPEVIKAKIEAGNDPSEANGGNFDGVVIATLQDAPLKSIIYLQSQKGNDVNKLTHDGRTYIFWAAYKGNVKLMEHLLKQGAKTDVKDDHGLTALNFAANAGVTNTKVYDICLKHGANLEKDLNQDGANALLLAISKDDDLALTKYFVSKGLDINSKDANGNGAFNYVAKTGNLKLMNKLLEQGIKGNDQAFLFAAYGTRGKTNGLEVYQFLEEKGLNPKTTNHEGMSPLHIVAARLKNPEIINYFLNKGLDVNAADHNGNTPFLNATYRNDLKIVELLFDKVKNIDHANKKGETALMLATQSNHPEVVNFLIEKGANINQIDAKGNNLTYYLINSYSDRNKDEFVKKLKLLKTAGLDIKTPQKNGNTWYHLAVEKQRLELLKIASELNQDINAKNSEGNTALILAAMKAKDDSILKFLLEQGADKSITTDFEETVYDLASENELLKKNNISIDFLK
- a CDS encoding transcriptional regulator, which encodes MNQVEKRKCELVERLGIFLENKEHMAPVAARIFSYIILTGKQGTTFEDLVSNLCASKSTISTHLNHLQDLKKLTYFTKTGDRKKYFIINKDTTVQTISNMIDEWKNEKQLHIEIKAYKEDVNKSLEQENQFELDYHKSFIEFLDGAIASINKLKETIINNKH